One stretch of Acanthochromis polyacanthus isolate Apoly-LR-REF ecotype Palm Island chromosome 16, KAUST_Apoly_ChrSc, whole genome shotgun sequence DNA includes these proteins:
- the LOC110952170 gene encoding protein yippee-like 5, translated as MGRIFLDHIGGTRLFSCANCDTILTNRAELISTRFTGATGRAFLFNKVVNLQHSEVQDRVMLTGRHMVRDVSCKNCNSKLGWMYEFATEESQRYKEGRVILERALVRESEGFEHVPSDNS; from the exons ATGGGACGCATCTTCCTGGATCACATTGGTGGGACTCGCCTGTTCTCTTGTGCCAACTGCGACACCATACTGACTAACCGAGCTGAACTCATCTCCACACGCTTCACTGGAGCCACCGGCCGAGCTTTCCTGTTCAACAAG GTTGTGAATCTGCAGCACAGCGAGGTGCAAGACAGAGTTATGCTGACAGGAAGACACATGGTGCGGGATGTCAGCTGCAAGAACTGCAACAGTAAGCTGGGCTGGATGTACGAGTTCGCCACTGAGGAAAGTCAGCGCTACAAGGAGGGCCGAGTCATCCTGGAGAGGGCGCTGGTGAGAGAAAGTGAAGGCTTTGAGCATGTTCCCTCTGATAACTCCTGA